The Marivirga salinae DNA window GATGGAATATTAAATCGGGCTTACAATTTGGTAACTACAGATCATCATCTACTAGCGGTACTGTAATGCGTGATAGAAACAGTGATATGCTATATCCTTTTCATGGGGCCAGCAGTTCAACTGCAATTTCTGATGGAAGAGTATTTAATGTTACCTCAGAATATGATATCTATAATGATTTCCAGATTTTATCAATCCCATTAATGGCTTCCTATAAGATTATAGATAGGAAATTGGATATTGCATTAGTGGGTGGTGCCACCGCGGATTTTATTTTGAAGAATACTTTAAGAGGTGGAAGTGACCAAATCAATGATGTATCCTTTGATCAAAACGATAAACAATCATATAAAAGTATTTTTGCAAGCGGAATAGCAGGCATTGAGTTTAGTTATCCTCTTGCAGACAAATATGCTTTGAGCATTATGCCTACTTACAAAAGAGCATTAACAAATGTTACTACAGAAAAGGCAACCTTTAATAGTATGCCTGCCTTTATGGGATTGAATATGAGTTTGGCTTATTTGTTTTAAAACAGAATATTTAAAGGTAAGGCTTAATCATCGCTTTCACCCTTATTGGCTAAGTGTTTTTGAATTTCTTCAAAAGCCATGTCCATTTCATTAAAATCATAAGGGGATTTAATAAAACGGGCATATTTATCTGAATCGATAATAGGAGTTTTGACTATATGTGGATGATCTTTTATGATTTGTAAAAGATCATTATCATCAAAATCCTTTCCTTTCAATTCATCTTTATAATAATCATTATTTTCATCAATTAAATCTTTAACAGCTACTTTAAGCTTTGTTGCAAGTTCAGCCCAGTGTCTTTCAGTTAAGACTTCTTTATCCAAATCTATGGCATTAATATAATGCTGGTCTAAAGACTTTGCATAGCCATAAGCTTCTCTTTCCTTAATTTGAGAACTGTTATAAATAAACTTGAATTCCATATCTGATTTTTTCTTCTTATCCATAGTTATAGAACTGACATTGAGTATTGAGGTTTCAATAAATATATAACAATTAAACTATTGTATAAAAAAAGCTCTGCTAATAATTTAACAGAGCTTTTGTATATTTGTTTTAAAGAGGTGTTTTAAAAAACAGGTATTCTAAATTTAATATAAAGATTAAACTCTGGATTTAATTTCATATTTGTTTGTCCGTATCCAGGAATATTTTTCACTTCAAAATCAGGGAAATCATCAAACTCTTGAAGTGATTTAAGTCTAAATTTAAAACCTATAGAAAGAAAATCTGGAATATCTTTTTTGCGAATCTTCTTTATTTTTTTCTCTGATGTTAAAACAAGCTCATACCAGCTTGCACTGAGATTTTCTCTGTTCAATTCGCCAGTTTCATTCTCAAAAATAGGATTCCCTATCTCGTAAAATATACGCTCACTAAATGAAGATTGAGCGTATCGTAAACCTAGTAAAAGGAAATTATTGGGAATAACGGTCATATGATAATCCAAACCAATGCGGTAATAATTACCTTCAGATTTGTAATCAGAATTTTTATAAGATTCCTTCGGAGTAAGTTCGGCAATTCCATATTCCCCAATTACTGAAACTTTATCTAAGATTCGGAAATTAACTGCTCCTTCCCATTTTTCGCTTTCATCAATTAATAAGGTATGAAGCTTTAAATAATCGAAAGCGATGCCTATGCTTAACTTTTGAGCCTCTTCAATATTTTCAGGTTTATTTGATTCCACAGCAGTTGAATCTTGTCCTATGGCTTGATTCATAAAAGCTGGGACAATCAAAATCAGGTATAATAATTTATATTTCAACATAAATCTCTAGCTCATTACTGATACATTCGGATATTGATCTGCAACCAAAAGGGCCTCTTAATGAA harbors:
- a CDS encoding arsenate reductase family protein — encoded protein: MDKKKKSDMEFKFIYNSSQIKEREAYGYAKSLDQHYINAIDLDKEVLTERHWAELATKLKVAVKDLIDENNDYYKDELKGKDFDDNDLLQIIKDHPHIVKTPIIDSDKYARFIKSPYDFNEMDMAFEEIQKHLANKGESDD
- a CDS encoding DUF6048 family protein, coding for MLKYKLLYLILIVPAFMNQAIGQDSTAVESNKPENIEEAQKLSIGIAFDYLKLHTLLIDESEKWEGAVNFRILDKVSVIGEYGIAELTPKESYKNSDYKSEGNYYRIGLDYHMTVIPNNFLLLGLRYAQSSFSERIFYEIGNPIFENETGELNRENLSASWYELVLTSEKKIKKIRKKDIPDFLSIGFKFRLKSLQEFDDFPDFEVKNIPGYGQTNMKLNPEFNLYIKFRIPVF